The nucleotide sequence TGCCGGGATGGGGATCGGCATGGAAAAAGCCGTTCTCTAGCAACTGACGCAACGAGCAGTTCACCCCCGTTTCGATCAACTGACGACTGTCTAATCCTTGCTTGGCAATCTTGTCGAGCTCGGTCAACTTGATCCCGTCAATCCACTCCATCGTCATGACTTTACGTCGGGTATAAACCCAGTGGATTTTAGGAACGTAGATGGAGGGATGGGAGTAGAGGCGGCGGAATTTTTCAGCGTTGCGCCCTTCTTTCTGGTAATCCATCTCTTCGTAGAGTTTGGAGGCAAACTCGTCCACGATCGCGACTAGGTCGCTTTTGATGCGCGCGATATTATCCCGGGCCCAGCGGGCCAAGATGCGGACAATATAAAGATCGATGGAGATGCGATCGACGAGGTCGGGTCGCTGCACTTTGATGGCAACCGCTGCGCCGTTACTTCTGAGATAGGCCTTGTAGACCTGTCCCAAGCTGGCTGCAGCAATGGGATTGGAGGAGAGGCGTTGAAAAATCTCGTCGGGTTTAGCGCCCAGTTGTTCTTCAATCAGTTGGTAGGCTACCGCATTAGAAAAGGGGGGCAACTGGTCTTGCAGTTTCGTGAGCTCTTCTAAAAAAACCGGAGAGACTAAATCGGGTCGGGTGGACAGGGCTTGGCCAATTTTGATATATGCAGGGCCGAGCTCGGTCAGAATTTCTCGCAGGCGGATGGCATAGTGGGAGCGGCGTTCTGGTTCGCGTCCGAGCAAGCGATCGCAGCGGGACTGAATCCACAGCCACAAGAACGGCAGCACGACTGAAACAATGCGGCGGGCTATTTTCCAGTACTGCCCGCGATAGCGATCTGCGATCGTGTCGGGATTGTAGGGAACATCGGGGGGAGCGTCTAACCACTCCTCAATATCGGTGGGGTTTGAGGGGGGTAATAACCTCAGGTGACGGCGGTCTGACAGACGGCCTGGAGAGAGTTCGACAGGTGCGGCAGCCATACCAACCCTTTAGACATTTACTTAATACATCTTAACGTGACCGCTGGCGATCGCCAGATTTGTTTCGGCAAGTTCCCACTGCGAGTTCCGTCAACCGACTCCAATAGAGCAATTTTCAGGTGGACAACGTACGCTCTAATTTTCAAACCTAGAATCTCCAATCTCCTTCGGTACAGAAGGTATACCACCAACCTGGAAAATGCTCTAGAGGGCAGCTCTCACAAAAGCTCCATTGCTAAAGGTTTGTGGGTTTGAGGATTTGAGGCTTGACTGAAAGTGTAAATCTGCGTTAGGGCACGACTAAACTTCCACGATTTCTGGTTTGGCAGCAATAGTCAGCTCTTTAAGTAGGTCAACCAGTTCCTGCAACTGCTCGATCGCCGCACCGCCTTCTAGCTTCACGATCTCGCGATCGCCCTGCATCTCCGTCCAAGTGGTGGCGCATTCGGAGACTAAAACCCGAACCAGATGGCCCTCTTGCTCACTCACCATAAACGATGCGCTCTCGCAATCATCGCCGCTTGTGTAGCAGGAAGCCATATAGCCGCGCCGCTCCAACACGATCGCCAAAGCCTGCAAGCTCATAATCAGATCGCGATTGAATTGACGGTGTTGCTGAGCGAGTCGGTTAAACATTCCACTCCTCCAGATTTCGCGGACAGCGAAAACCGCGAACGCGGAATCACATCACGGCAGCTTACGGGCTATAGCTATTTCTACTTATGGTAACAGAATTGTGAAGTTTTATAAATTTATATGTATTAATGCTTCATTCGGGCCAGAGATTGTGCGTTGGCCTGGGGCGATCTGGGGCTTCCTGTTTCAACCCGTCGATATTGCTAGCATTGTTGCCTTCCGAGTGGCCTTTGGCGGTTTGATGGCCTGGGAGACACTGCGCTATCTCCGCCTCGGTTGGGTCCGCGAGCTGTGGATTGAGCCGAGCTTTCACTTTTCCTATGAGTGGCTGGGCTGGCTGGCCCCTTGGACGGGGATCGGCATGCTCTTCCACTTCTATGCCTTAGCGGCTCTTGCCCTTTGCTTGGCTGCGGGTTTGTTCTACCGCTGGAG is from Synechococcus sp. PCC 7336 and encodes:
- a CDS encoding DUF1815 family protein; this encodes MFNRLAQQHRQFNRDLIMSLQALAIVLERRGYMASCYTSGDDCESASFMVSEQEGHLVRVLVSECATTWTEMQGDREIVKLEGGAAIEQLQELVDLLKELTIAAKPEIVEV
- a CDS encoding AarF/ABC1/UbiB kinase family protein gives rise to the protein MAAAPVELSPGRLSDRRHLRLLPPSNPTDIEEWLDAPPDVPYNPDTIADRYRGQYWKIARRIVSVVLPFLWLWIQSRCDRLLGREPERRSHYAIRLREILTELGPAYIKIGQALSTRPDLVSPVFLEELTKLQDQLPPFSNAVAYQLIEEQLGAKPDEIFQRLSSNPIAAASLGQVYKAYLRSNGAAVAIKVQRPDLVDRISIDLYIVRILARWARDNIARIKSDLVAIVDEFASKLYEEMDYQKEGRNAEKFRRLYSHPSIYVPKIHWVYTRRKVMTMEWIDGIKLTELDKIAKQGLDSRQLIETGVNCSLRQLLENGFFHADPHPGNLLAMADGRLAYLDFGMMSNVQPHQRYGLINAIVHLVNRDFEGLAHDYVELGFLTPDTDLSPIIPALSEVFASAMGASVSELNFKSITDQLSSVMYEYPFRVPAYYALIIRSLLTLEGIAIGIDPDFKVLNVAYPYIANRLLADDAPALRESLQNILFSDGEFRWNRLENLLRNASSSEDYDFEDAATRALDFLFSERGEFIRDQITEVVFSAHNNGSHSLERLQRLWDILQQDESFEPLKFLPVVGRAALRPEARELGGQLVSRWVQRSAARTIRAWLLPDAEPVRSTWRPASTASGSRAHR